A window from Pseudobacteroides sp. encodes these proteins:
- a CDS encoding ABC-F family ATP-binding cassette domain-containing protein yields the protein MIILNCNDICHSYGINTVLKNISFSVQDGDKVGIVGVNGAGKSTLLNIINGELQYDSGTINISKNYKIGFLHQNTGLDTDNNIFDEMLSVYEELINKEVRLKYLEKAISSKAPGEELDILVKEYARISDEYSLKGGYEYRSRVKGVLKGLGFSEEQFDAKIHILSGGQKTRLALAKLLLSEPDIMLLDEPTNHLDIEAIMWLEGFLKNMKKTVLIVSHDRYFLDSVTTKTLELENNSAKLYNGNYTQYIKQKEIDREIQQRHYENQQREIEKMEAFIAQQKQWNRERNIIAAESRQKAIDRMEKIEKPTDLPGKINIKFRKSIISGNDVMFVENLSKSYPGKKLFSDISFKLRKNERVFLLGPNGCGKSTLVKILVSKLPADGGMVEFGHKVKVGYYDQELQDLDESKTILEELIESNNDLTLAQIRTLLSSFLFKGEDVLKPISALSGGEKSRVALAKLILSTSNFLILDEPTNHLDINSREVLEEALMNYEGTILSISHDRYFINKLASRILDLDGCSLLDCEGNYDFFIDYKNRLKKTTEDASNQAQVSQSKLDYIAEKEERARVRKLEKRYSDIENKIAETENRLKVIEEEMFDENIASDHSKLTELLSEQTSLNNLLEELYSEWESISTELGL from the coding sequence ATGATAATATTAAATTGTAACGATATATGCCACTCTTACGGCATAAATACGGTATTAAAAAACATTTCCTTTAGTGTGCAGGATGGAGATAAAGTGGGAATAGTAGGGGTCAATGGTGCAGGTAAATCAACCCTTCTTAATATAATTAACGGCGAGCTGCAGTACGACAGCGGCACTATAAATATATCCAAAAACTACAAAATTGGGTTCCTGCATCAAAATACAGGACTTGATACTGATAATAATATTTTTGATGAGATGCTTTCAGTTTATGAAGAGCTCATAAATAAAGAGGTACGTCTTAAATATCTTGAGAAAGCAATAAGTAGCAAAGCACCGGGAGAAGAGCTGGATATTCTAGTGAAGGAATATGCAAGGATCTCGGATGAGTATTCTCTTAAAGGAGGATATGAGTATAGAAGCAGAGTTAAGGGAGTTCTTAAGGGACTTGGATTTAGCGAGGAACAATTTGATGCAAAGATTCATATTTTAAGTGGGGGTCAGAAAACCAGGCTTGCCTTGGCCAAATTACTGCTTTCGGAGCCTGATATCATGCTGCTGGATGAGCCTACAAACCATCTTGATATTGAGGCAATAATGTGGCTTGAAGGCTTTCTTAAAAATATGAAAAAAACGGTTCTCATTGTTTCCCATGATAGATATTTTCTTGATTCTGTTACCACTAAGACCCTGGAGCTTGAAAACAACTCCGCAAAGTTATATAACGGAAATTATACACAATATATAAAGCAAAAGGAAATTGACAGGGAAATACAGCAGCGGCACTATGAAAATCAGCAGCGTGAAATCGAAAAAATGGAAGCCTTTATCGCCCAACAAAAGCAGTGGAACAGGGAAAGAAATATAATAGCCGCTGAAAGCAGGCAAAAGGCTATAGATCGCATGGAAAAAATCGAAAAGCCCACAGATCTGCCCGGAAAAATTAATATTAAATTCAGAAAAAGCATAATTAGCGGAAACGATGTCATGTTTGTTGAAAATTTGTCCAAGTCCTACCCTGGAAAAAAGCTTTTTTCTGATATCAGCTTTAAACTTCGAAAGAATGAACGGGTATTTTTGCTAGGTCCCAACGGATGCGGAAAGTCAACTTTAGTAAAGATTCTTGTATCAAAGCTTCCGGCTGATGGGGGTATGGTAGAGTTCGGACACAAGGTAAAAGTAGGTTATTATGATCAAGAGCTCCAGGACCTTGATGAAAGCAAGACAATTTTGGAGGAACTGATTGAATCAAATAACGACCTTACACTGGCTCAAATCAGGACATTACTATCATCATTTCTTTTTAAGGGAGAAGATGTTTTAAAGCCCATCTCTGCATTAAGCGGAGGTGAGAAAAGCAGGGTTGCATTAGCCAAGCTAATATTGTCAACATCCAACTTCCTCATTTTAGATGAGCCGACAAACCACCTTGATATAAATTCAAGAGAAGTCCTTGAGGAAGCATTGATGAATTATGAGGGTACAATCCTTTCCATATCCCATGACAGGTATTTTATAAACAAGCTTGCTTCAAGGATTTTGGACCTGGATGGCTGCTCTCTACTAGACTGTGAAGGTAATTATGACTTTTTTATAGATTATAAAAACAGGCTTAAAAAGACAACTGAGGATGCATCCAATCAGGCTCAGGTATCCCAGTCAAAACTTGATTATATAGCAGAAAAAGAAGAGAGAGCCAGGGTCAGAAAGCTGGAAAAAAGATATTCCGATATTGAGAATAAGATTGCTGAGACTGAAAACAGGCTAAAAGTTATTGAGGAGGAAATGTTCGATGAAAATATAGCATCGGACCACTCCAAGTTAACCGAGCTTCTCAGTGAGCAAACAAGCCTTAATAATCTGCTTGAAGAGCTTTACAGTGAGTGGGAAAGCATTTCAACAGAGCTGGGATTGTAA
- a CDS encoding glycoside hydrolase family 48 protein, with protein MLKKTKKYVSITLCTFMTVSALATSFAAAPKVGTTYKDAFMDLHEKINNPANGYFSQEGIPYHSIETMMVEAPDYGHETSSETASYYVWVEAMYGKLSGDWTMYNKAWDVTEKYYIPSDTDQPNLKDYDPSKCASFVPGGALPEDYPGQLNLNAPTGKDALHAQLKSAYGKDSMYLMHWIFDVDNWYKYGNKGDGTSRMSQINTYQRGEQESCWETVPFPCWETYKWGNTSKGGFGSLFVAQDTYAQQWRYSVAGDADARSVQAAYWAVKWAKEQGKSSQITTQNARAAKMGDYLRYVMYDKYMKPIAKNTSITSTAGDGTNSMHYLISWYTAWGAPTTSQGWAWKEGSSASHQGYQNPMTAYALSTVSELKPKSSNGASDWAKSLDRQLELLQWLQSAEGAIAGGCNNSWNDKYDPYPAGISTFYEMAYDWQPVWHDPPSNRWYGFQAWGLQRTAEYYYETGDERAYKIMKKWVDWVKPNIRVTGPGEFEIPSDIEWEGQPDTWTGTYTGNPNLHATITSYGSDIGIAGSTANLLAFYAAGTKKHHTYDQEAHDIAKKLLDSVILGCQDNIGYTKEEQRGDYSRFFDQVVYIPQGWTGKNAQGAELKNGMKFIDMRPAYRQDANWSNLETSYKAGVGPKFKYHRYWHQVDIAMAMGSFAMLFPDDKVTDVGGTTSPTPTGSGLKGDVNGDKVVNMADAIVIAGAFGKTSNDAGFKANADLNNDGVINMADVIIVANNFGKTAQ; from the coding sequence GTGTTAAAAAAGACAAAAAAGTATGTATCAATTACATTATGTACGTTCATGACAGTTAGTGCTTTGGCTACTTCATTTGCGGCTGCACCGAAGGTAGGGACCACATACAAAGATGCGTTCATGGATCTGCATGAAAAGATCAACAATCCAGCAAACGGATATTTCAGTCAGGAAGGTATTCCTTACCACTCAATCGAAACCATGATGGTTGAAGCTCCTGACTATGGACATGAGACTTCATCAGAAACTGCCAGCTACTATGTTTGGGTAGAAGCTATGTACGGTAAGCTTTCAGGCGACTGGACAATGTACAACAAGGCTTGGGATGTTACTGAAAAGTATTATATTCCTTCAGATACCGATCAACCAAACTTAAAGGATTATGACCCGAGCAAGTGTGCTTCATTTGTACCTGGTGGTGCTTTACCTGAAGATTATCCAGGACAGTTGAACCTCAATGCTCCTACTGGTAAGGATGCATTGCATGCACAGCTCAAATCTGCATACGGAAAAGACAGCATGTATCTTATGCATTGGATTTTCGACGTAGACAACTGGTACAAATACGGTAACAAAGGTGACGGAACAAGCAGAATGTCCCAGATAAACACTTACCAGAGAGGTGAGCAGGAATCATGTTGGGAAACAGTTCCATTCCCATGCTGGGAGACATATAAATGGGGTAATACTTCAAAGGGTGGTTTCGGATCACTGTTCGTAGCACAGGATACATACGCACAGCAATGGCGTTATTCTGTTGCGGGTGATGCTGATGCTCGTTCAGTACAAGCTGCTTACTGGGCTGTTAAATGGGCAAAAGAGCAAGGCAAATCAAGCCAGATCACTACTCAAAATGCAAGAGCTGCTAAAATGGGTGACTACTTAAGATATGTAATGTATGACAAATACATGAAGCCTATTGCTAAGAATACCAGCATAACCAGTACTGCCGGAGACGGTACAAACTCAATGCACTACCTCATTTCATGGTACACTGCATGGGGTGCTCCTACAACTTCTCAAGGTTGGGCATGGAAAGAAGGAAGCAGTGCGAGCCATCAGGGATATCAGAATCCTATGACTGCATACGCTTTATCAACAGTATCCGAGTTAAAGCCAAAGTCTTCAAATGGTGCTTCAGACTGGGCAAAGAGTTTGGACAGACAGCTAGAACTCTTACAGTGGTTACAGTCAGCTGAAGGTGCTATAGCCGGCGGATGTAACAACTCATGGAATGACAAGTATGATCCATATCCAGCAGGTATCTCGACATTCTATGAAATGGCATATGACTGGCAGCCAGTATGGCACGATCCGCCAAGTAACAGATGGTACGGTTTCCAGGCTTGGGGTCTGCAGCGTACGGCTGAGTACTACTATGAAACTGGTGATGAAAGAGCATACAAGATAATGAAGAAATGGGTTGATTGGGTAAAACCAAACATAAGGGTTACTGGTCCAGGCGAATTTGAAATTCCTTCAGATATTGAATGGGAAGGTCAGCCAGATACATGGACTGGTACATACACAGGAAATCCAAATCTCCATGCTACAATTACTTCATATGGTTCTGACATAGGTATTGCTGGTTCAACAGCTAACTTGCTTGCTTTTTACGCAGCAGGTACCAAGAAGCACCATACATATGACCAGGAAGCACATGATATAGCTAAGAAACTTCTTGACAGCGTAATATTGGGATGTCAGGATAATATTGGATATACCAAGGAAGAGCAAAGAGGAGACTACTCACGTTTCTTTGACCAGGTTGTTTATATCCCACAAGGATGGACTGGTAAGAATGCACAGGGTGCAGAACTCAAAAACGGTATGAAGTTCATAGATATGCGTCCGGCATATAGGCAGGATGCAAACTGGAGTAACTTGGAAACCTCATACAAAGCAGGTGTTGGTCCTAAGTTCAAATATCACCGTTACTGGCACCAGGTTGATATAGCTATGGCTATGGGTTCATTTGCAATGCTGTTCCCAGATGATAAAGTTACTGATGTTGGCGGTACTACTTCACCAACTCCAACTGGTTCAGGATTAAAAGGTGATGTAAACGGCGATAAAGTTGTTAACATGGCTGATGCTATAGTTATAGCTGGAGCTTTTGGTAAAACTTCTAATGATGCAGGCTTCAAAGCTAATGCTGACTTAAATAATGACGGAGTTATAAACATGGCAGACGTTATAATCGTTGCTAACAACTTCGGTAAAACAGCACAATAA
- a CDS encoding N-acetylmuramoyl-L-alanine amidase — translation MIVIMKRNNILLIGMIFVLAIALYTLNPGRGKASPANSNNTQKTVLLDAGHGGEDPGAVSDYSQIKEKDINLNIVFEIKRLLEAENYKVILTREEDKLQYQEDTTNIVQKRKQDLLRRKKMMDEAGADIVVSIHLNKFPQTKYFGAQTFFPPDMPQSQKLAMSIQKSIRENLDPSNKREALVKKEPIIILKDCKTTSVVVECGFLSNQEEEQKLQTKEYQDKTAFAVKEGIKAYFAKN, via the coding sequence ATGATAGTAATAATGAAAAGAAACAATATCTTGCTCATTGGAATGATATTTGTGCTTGCAATTGCTTTATACACCCTAAACCCGGGGCGTGGGAAGGCATCTCCGGCAAACTCCAATAACACACAAAAGACAGTTCTTCTTGATGCGGGACACGGAGGTGAGGACCCCGGGGCAGTAAGCGACTATAGCCAAATAAAGGAGAAGGATATTAACCTCAATATTGTATTTGAAATTAAAAGGCTTCTGGAAGCAGAAAATTATAAGGTTATTCTTACCAGAGAAGAAGATAAGCTTCAATACCAGGAAGATACAACAAACATAGTTCAAAAAAGAAAGCAGGATCTTTTAAGAAGAAAGAAAATGATGGATGAGGCAGGTGCTGATATTGTAGTAAGTATTCATTTAAATAAATTTCCTCAAACAAAGTATTTCGGTGCCCAGACATTTTTTCCGCCAGATATGCCCCAAAGCCAGAAACTGGCCATGAGCATACAGAAGTCCATTAGAGAAAATCTCGACCCATCAAACAAGAGAGAAGCTCTGGTCAAAAAGGAACCAATAATTATATTGAAGGATTGTAAAACTACATCGGTAGTTGTTGAGTGTGGCTTCCTTTCAAATCAGGAAGAGGAGCAGAAGCTCCAAACTAAGGAGTACCAGGATAAAACTGCCTTTGCTGTGAAAGAGGGTATAAAAGCTTATTTTGCAAAAAACTAA
- the sigI gene encoding RNA polymerase sigma factor SigI: MNDNSLNERVQRIKNFDNEINKLVEEYKPFIASCVEKATGRYVRYGEDDELSIALLAFVEAIKSFDISKGNFLSFSQNVIKRRLIDYFRKESKHNKIVSINAYMNDDEDNEQDLSAGEALGKYSQDRISEYRRLELQELKKELLSWDISFLELTSASPKSEKTRKTYKDIIQYLIKHPELLDHIKKKKLLPIAEIEKNTKIPRKTIERSRKYILAVIIILTGDYQYVKDYINLEVVK, from the coding sequence ATGAATGATAACTCGCTTAACGAAAGAGTTCAGAGAATTAAAAACTTTGATAACGAAATTAATAAGCTCGTTGAGGAATATAAGCCGTTTATAGCATCATGTGTTGAGAAGGCAACAGGCCGATATGTACGATATGGAGAGGATGATGAGCTGAGCATTGCACTTTTAGCTTTTGTTGAAGCCATTAAGTCATTTGATATTTCTAAAGGTAATTTTCTTTCATTTTCACAAAACGTTATCAAGCGAAGGCTGATTGATTACTTCAGAAAAGAAAGCAAGCACAATAAAATTGTCTCAATTAATGCTTATATGAATGACGATGAGGACAATGAGCAGGACTTAAGTGCAGGAGAGGCCCTGGGCAAGTATTCCCAAGATAGAATCAGTGAATACAGACGTTTGGAATTGCAAGAATTGAAGAAGGAGCTTTTGTCATGGGATATTTCATTTTTAGAATTGACAAGTGCATCTCCCAAGTCCGAGAAGACACGCAAAACATATAAAGATATTATTCAATATCTCATAAAGCACCCCGAGCTATTGGACCACATCAAAAAGAAAAAACTTCTTCCAATAGCTGAGATAGAAAAAAATACGAAGATACCCCGAAAAACCATTGAAAGGTCACGAAAATATATATTAGCCGTTATAATAATATTAACCGGTGATTATCAATATGTGAAAGATTACATAAATTTGGAGGTGGTAAAATGA
- a CDS encoding anti-sigma factor domain-containing protein yields the protein MKALIVDIEGKYAVAMTKEGTFIKLKNNGKYTVGCEAELPPRIFVSFRLMASAASAALLLLVVGLGLFLYNNPHSYINIDINPSLQITANIFDRVIDVTALNVDAQKIADELSIKNKTLDQGVEQVIGSAVKNGYLKNETTNAIMLTVTSSSDSKNKKLQEKVTVTVEKKFKSEKISSEVVVDEATEKNRSEAIKQGISPGKLKLVQKLIELKPDLKTDDLKNKPVKEILKSIRENTKHQKPGKTNNPGKSNNNNNNNNNNNNTKENRKNSERVNSPKSGSTPKNTFTPLPSKDKDKVKGNDREKVKNLDSNKNKDKDKDKKDWGKSNLSKDNGSKTKLETNPKQATDKSNKYENDKNKKSIDLADKNKKDSTNSPKNNNDEIDNENLKDKSKTNNTDQKNGTNNRPK from the coding sequence ATGAAGGCACTCATAGTCGATATTGAAGGAAAATATGCAGTAGCAATGACAAAAGAAGGTACTTTTATTAAATTAAAAAATAACGGCAAATATACTGTCGGCTGTGAAGCTGAGTTACCGCCAAGGATATTTGTTAGCTTCAGATTAATGGCAAGTGCAGCTTCTGCAGCTTTACTTCTTCTGGTTGTAGGTCTGGGGTTATTCCTTTACAACAATCCTCACAGTTACATAAATATTGACATTAATCCAAGCCTCCAGATAACAGCAAATATTTTTGATAGGGTTATTGATGTCACGGCTTTAAATGTAGATGCACAAAAAATCGCAGATGAATTATCCATAAAAAATAAAACACTTGATCAGGGAGTTGAGCAAGTAATTGGAAGTGCGGTTAAAAACGGTTATCTCAAGAATGAAACTACCAATGCTATAATGCTGACAGTTACGAGCTCCAGTGACAGCAAAAACAAAAAACTGCAGGAAAAGGTTACAGTGACAGTAGAAAAAAAGTTTAAATCGGAAAAAATCAGTTCTGAAGTTGTAGTTGATGAGGCAACTGAAAAGAATCGAAGCGAAGCCATTAAGCAAGGTATATCTCCCGGAAAGCTTAAGCTGGTTCAGAAGCTTATAGAGCTTAAACCAGATTTAAAAACCGATGACCTTAAAAACAAGCCTGTTAAAGAAATTTTAAAATCAATCAGGGAAAACACCAAACACCAGAAACCTGGTAAGACTAATAATCCCGGTAAGTCTAATAATAATAATAATAATAATAATAATAATAATAATACAAAAGAAAACAGGAAAAATTCAGAGAGAGTCAATTCCCCTAAATCAGGCTCAACACCTAAAAATACATTCACGCCCTTACCCTCAAAAGATAAGGATAAGGTTAAAGGCAACGATAGGGAGAAAGTTAAAAATCTGGATAGCAATAAAAATAAGGATAAAGATAAAGATAAAAAAGATTGGGGCAAGAGCAATTTGAGCAAGGACAATGGCAGCAAGACCAAGCTTGAAACCAATCCAAAACAAGCTACCGACAAATCTAACAAATATGAAAACGATAAGAATAAAAAAAGTATAGATTTGGCAGACAAAAACAAGAAAGATAGTACTAATTCACCAAAAAACAATAATGATGAAATTGATAATGAAAATTTGAAGGATAAATCCAAGACCAATAATACTGATCAAAAGAATGGAACAAACAATCGTCCGAAATAA
- a CDS encoding copper amine oxidase N-terminal domain-containing protein: protein MRKVLCILLSVTLVLTSGILTYAKGNDKGNSKNQKKIEHSVKDNEKGNSKHTEIKKKDEKKDKSDIKSIEETEKFLKDEIKKASKNLESMKKLLKDLQSFKKKHNKGNTMIFINGEEIETDAPPVIKFGRTLVPIRAISNGLKANVTWNADTKTVTVTKSVYSEVYGKKDMTVEIVVGASTIKVDGANVGIEVPATVINNRTFVPIRLIGEIFKMKFDWDSESKTVIIIENQTVITVSKAPIATPTPSSTATSTPTVTPSSTATVTPTPTAVVTPTATVTPIPTATATPTSTPVATPTPTPTPTPTTAA from the coding sequence ATGAGAAAAGTTTTATGTATTTTATTATCTGTAACACTTGTATTGACGAGTGGAATCCTTACATACGCAAAAGGAAATGACAAAGGCAACAGCAAGAACCAGAAAAAAATTGAACACTCGGTCAAAGACAATGAAAAAGGAAATAGCAAGCATACAGAAATAAAGAAAAAAGACGAAAAGAAAGACAAATCAGATATTAAAAGTATTGAAGAAACTGAAAAATTCTTAAAGGATGAGATCAAAAAAGCATCCAAAAACCTTGAAAGCATGAAAAAACTTTTAAAAGACCTTCAATCCTTCAAAAAGAAGCACAACAAGGGCAATACAATGATATTCATTAATGGCGAAGAGATTGAAACAGATGCACCACCGGTTATTAAATTCGGAAGAACTCTGGTTCCTATAAGAGCTATATCTAACGGCTTAAAGGCAAATGTTACATGGAATGCAGACACAAAAACCGTAACTGTAACAAAATCTGTATACAGTGAAGTGTATGGAAAAAAAGACATGACCGTTGAAATAGTTGTCGGTGCAAGCACAATAAAGGTTGATGGTGCAAATGTAGGAATTGAGGTTCCGGCTACTGTAATAAACAACAGGACTTTCGTGCCTATCAGACTTATAGGTGAAATATTTAAAATGAAATTTGACTGGGACAGTGAATCTAAGACAGTTATAATAATAGAAAACCAAACAGTGATTACTGTTTCAAAAGCACCGATTGCCACACCTACTCCAAGTAGCACAGCTACCAGCACTCCAACAGTGACACCCTCATCAACTGCTACTGTTACTCCTACTCCGACAGCTGTAGTTACACCAACAGCCACTGTTACCCCGATACCTACGGCCACTGCAACTCCTACAAGTACACCAGTTGCTACACCTACACCTACACCTACACCTACACCTACAACTGCAGCATAA
- the wecB gene encoding non-hydrolyzing UDP-N-acetylglucosamine 2-epimerase — protein MNKLRVMTIIGTRPEIIRLSECIKACDKYFSHVLVHTGQNWDYHLNEIFFKDLSLRKPDHFLNVSGGHLGETMGNIISKSYEVLKSERPDALLILGDTNSALSAIPAKRLKIPIFHMEAGNRCFDQNVPEEINRKIVDHISDINMPYTEHSRRYLLTEGVRKDFIFVTGSPMTEVLSKNIEKIHKSNILNELGLEEGKYFIVSVHREENIDNEKNFISLMNSLNYLAQKYNIPVVYSVHPRSLGQIEKRGFKFHSLVRQLKPFGFFDYNKLQLSSFCVLSDSGTLSEESAILEFPAVLLRTSTERPEVLDKGSVAIGGVKESDIEQAVMLCTDMWKDKAETVVAGDYKDPNVSMKVVKIIQSYTKIINRFVWSKDR, from the coding sequence ATGAATAAACTGAGGGTAATGACCATAATTGGTACTCGTCCGGAAATAATAAGACTTTCAGAGTGCATAAAGGCATGTGACAAGTATTTTTCACATGTGCTTGTTCATACCGGACAAAACTGGGACTATCATCTCAATGAGATTTTCTTCAAGGACCTATCCCTGAGAAAGCCCGATCATTTTCTTAATGTTTCCGGAGGTCATCTGGGTGAGACCATGGGAAACATAATTTCCAAGTCTTATGAGGTTCTTAAATCCGAAAGGCCTGATGCACTCTTAATACTGGGAGATACAAACTCCGCTTTAAGTGCCATACCTGCAAAGAGGCTTAAGATACCAATATTTCACATGGAAGCCGGCAACAGGTGCTTTGATCAGAACGTTCCTGAAGAGATCAATAGAAAAATTGTTGATCATATAAGCGATATAAATATGCCTTATACCGAACACAGCCGCAGGTACCTTTTGACAGAAGGAGTCAGAAAGGATTTTATATTTGTGACAGGTTCTCCAATGACTGAAGTGCTTAGTAAAAATATTGAGAAGATTCATAAAAGTAATATATTGAATGAACTTGGGTTGGAGGAAGGTAAGTATTTTATTGTGTCTGTCCACCGTGAAGAAAATATTGATAATGAGAAGAACTTCATTTCTCTTATGAACTCCTTGAACTATCTGGCTCAAAAGTATAATATCCCTGTTGTCTATTCAGTTCACCCAAGGAGCCTGGGACAAATTGAAAAAAGAGGATTTAAATTTCATAGCCTGGTAAGGCAGCTAAAGCCCTTCGGTTTTTTTGACTATAACAAGCTGCAGCTAAGTTCTTTTTGCGTTCTGTCGGACAGTGGGACACTGTCGGAGGAATCGGCTATTTTGGAATTTCCGGCAGTGCTGCTGCGTACTTCAACAGAGAGGCCCGAGGTTCTTGATAAGGGCTCGGTTGCGATCGGAGGGGTGAAGGAAAGTGATATCGAGCAGGCTGTAATGCTTTGTACTGACATGTGGAAGGATAAAGCGGAAACAGTAGTTGCCGGAGATTATAAGGATCCCAACGTTTCCATGAAGGTAGTGAAAATTATACAGAGCTACACAAAGATAATAAATAGGTTTGTCTGGAGTAAGGATAGGTGA
- a CDS encoding NAD-dependent epimerase/dehydratase family protein: MRNVLITGAGGFIGKNLKAALETYKDIRVYSYDVENSMGEMDEYIENIDFVFHLAGINRPDDVKGFETGNCGFTEKLLGMLYLKGKKVPVLLSSSIQAEKDNPYGISKKKAEDFVFEYGEKSGSKVLVYRLPNVFGKFCRPNYNSVVATWCYNIARGIPVQINDPDTLLNLVYIDDVIEEFVNALNGAENRSIGGYCTIRRVFTVTLGQLADQIYLFKETEGTIKIPSFEKDFDRFLYATYTSYIPKEDMAYALDMKCDNRGWLAEFMKSKQTGQIFISRTKPGITRGNHWHHTKVEKFLVIEGEAVVRLRGINDTEVIEYKVSGDKLKVIDIPVGYTHSISNTGDKDLITVFWANEIFNPDVPDTYFMEV; this comes from the coding sequence ATGAGAAATGTTTTAATTACAGGTGCAGGCGGTTTTATAGGAAAAAACCTGAAGGCTGCCCTGGAAACCTATAAAGATATAAGGGTTTACTCATATGATGTTGAAAATTCTATGGGTGAGATGGATGAGTACATTGAAAACATTGATTTCGTTTTTCATTTGGCAGGCATTAACAGGCCTGATGACGTGAAGGGGTTTGAAACTGGAAACTGCGGATTTACTGAAAAGCTGCTTGGGATGCTGTACTTAAAAGGCAAAAAGGTTCCTGTACTGTTATCGTCTTCTATACAGGCAGAAAAGGATAACCCTTACGGAATCAGTAAGAAGAAGGCGGAAGATTTCGTATTTGAATATGGAGAAAAAAGCGGCAGCAAAGTGTTGGTATACCGTTTGCCCAATGTGTTCGGCAAGTTTTGCAGACCAAACTATAACTCGGTAGTTGCCACGTGGTGCTACAACATAGCCAGGGGCATTCCTGTACAGATAAATGATCCTGATACCTTGTTAAACCTTGTTTATATAGATGATGTTATTGAAGAGTTTGTTAATGCATTAAATGGAGCGGAAAACAGGTCTATTGGGGGCTATTGCACTATAAGGAGGGTATTTACAGTAACTTTGGGGCAGTTGGCTGACCAAATCTATTTATTTAAAGAAACAGAAGGAACTATTAAAATCCCAAGCTTTGAAAAGGATTTTGATAGATTCTTGTATGCAACCTATACTTCTTATATACCCAAAGAGGATATGGCCTATGCCCTTGATATGAAGTGTGACAATAGAGGATGGCTGGCAGAGTTCATGAAATCAAAACAAACGGGGCAGATATTTATATCTCGAACAAAGCCAGGTATTACAAGAGGGAACCACTGGCATCATACCAAGGTAGAAAAGTTTCTTGTTATTGAAGGGGAAGCAGTTGTAAGGCTAAGGGGAATAAATGATACAGAGGTAATAGAATACAAGGTTTCAGGCGATAAGCTGAAAGTGATAGACATTCCTGTTGGTTACACTCATTCTATTTCAAACACAGGTGATAAGGACCTTATCACAGTGTTCTGGGCAAATGAGATTTTTAACCCGGATGTACCGGATACATATTTCATGGAGGTTTAG